One Deltaproteobacteria bacterium DNA segment encodes these proteins:
- the hemL gene encoding glutamate-1-semialdehyde 2,1-aminomutase, protein MAGRGSEQLYQRAQQVIPGGVNSPVRSCRAVGIDPLFVARGNGCRIYDVDGHEYIDYVGSWGPLILGHAHPQVVRALNEAAAEGTSFGIPTAAEVELAELISRLVPSVEMVRLVNSGTEATMSSIRLARGYTGRDTIIKFDGCYHGHADTLLVKAGSGVATLGIPGSGGVPPDVVQHTLSLRFNDVAQLAEVMQSRGQDVAAVIVEPVGGNMGVVPASMEFLEQLRLWCDRCGSLLIFDEVMSGFRVALGGAQSLYGITPDLTCLGKIIGGGMPVGAYGGRRAIMSKVAPLGEVYQAGTLSGNPLAVTAGLVTLRLLEMEGIYEELEEKSAYFFTEMERLAKNQGLPVTSNRVGSMGSLFFTDQQVVDFDTALTADTDLFGRFFRGMLQKGVYLAPSQFEAAFISTAHQQADLDQTLEAAGQTFKEL, encoded by the coding sequence ATGGCTGGTCGTGGGAGTGAACAGCTTTACCAACGAGCCCAACAGGTGATCCCGGGCGGAGTGAACAGCCCTGTCCGTTCCTGCCGCGCAGTAGGAATCGACCCTCTTTTTGTGGCGCGAGGCAATGGCTGCCGTATCTACGACGTGGACGGCCACGAGTACATTGATTATGTGGGATCATGGGGGCCGCTGATTCTTGGACACGCACATCCGCAAGTAGTCCGGGCCCTCAATGAAGCAGCCGCAGAGGGTACCAGCTTTGGTATACCAACCGCAGCTGAAGTAGAACTGGCCGAACTGATCAGCCGCCTGGTCCCTTCGGTGGAAATGGTGAGGCTGGTGAACTCAGGTACTGAGGCCACCATGAGCAGCATCCGCCTGGCTCGGGGCTACACCGGTCGAGATACCATCATCAAGTTTGATGGCTGCTACCATGGTCACGCAGACACCCTGCTGGTCAAGGCTGGTTCAGGAGTTGCCACCCTCGGCATCCCGGGCAGTGGCGGCGTGCCGCCGGATGTGGTGCAGCATACCCTGTCGCTGCGCTTCAATGATGTGGCGCAACTGGCAGAAGTCATGCAGAGTCGAGGCCAGGACGTGGCTGCGGTGATCGTTGAGCCAGTAGGCGGTAATATGGGGGTGGTGCCAGCCTCCATGGAATTCCTCGAGCAACTCAGACTCTGGTGTGACCGCTGCGGCTCTTTGTTGATATTCGATGAGGTGATGAGCGGCTTTCGCGTAGCACTTGGAGGAGCGCAGAGCCTCTATGGCATAACCCCTGATCTGACCTGTCTCGGCAAGATCATCGGCGGCGGTATGCCAGTGGGGGCATATGGTGGCCGTCGGGCAATCATGAGCAAAGTTGCGCCGCTCGGAGAAGTTTATCAGGCAGGGACACTTTCAGGAAATCCATTGGCAGTTACTGCGGGTCTGGTGACCCTCCGGTTGTTAGAAATGGAGGGCATCTATGAGGAACTCGAGGAAAAGTCGGCTTACTTCTTCACTGAAATGGAGAGGCTGGCGAAAAATCAGGGTCTGCCAGTGACAAGCAACAGAGTCGGCTCCATGGGGTCGCTCTTTTTTACAGATCAACAAGTGGTAGACTTTGATACGGCCCTCACAGCAGACACGGATCTCTTTGGGCGTTTTTTCAGGGGCATGCTGCAGAAAGGGGTCTATCTTGCCCCCTCACAGTTTGAAGCTGCCTTTATCAGCACTGCGCATCAGCAGGCTGATCTGGATCAAACCCTGGAAGCGGCAGGGCAGACCTTCAAGGAGCTGTGA
- a CDS encoding Lrp/AsnC family transcriptional regulator, protein MLSELEKRIVHALQEDLPVVASPFAAVAKKLAISEEMLLEKIREFMADGTIRRFGATLRHQHSGFEANAMVVWQVSPEKMEEVGKILSSFREVTHCYQRPTRPDWPYSIFTMIHAKSAEECTEIVQRMATAAQIEKYQLLYTVEELKKTTMGYFAEDRDSE, encoded by the coding sequence ATTCTCAGCGAACTGGAAAAGCGTATAGTGCATGCTTTGCAGGAAGACTTGCCAGTGGTTGCCAGCCCCTTTGCTGCTGTGGCAAAAAAGCTTGCCATCAGTGAAGAAATGCTCCTCGAAAAGATCAGAGAATTTATGGCAGATGGGACCATACGAAGATTTGGTGCCACTTTGCGGCACCAGCACTCAGGTTTCGAGGCCAATGCCATGGTAGTATGGCAGGTGAGCCCCGAAAAAATGGAGGAAGTGGGCAAGATCCTCTCTTCTTTCCGGGAAGTTACCCATTGCTACCAGCGGCCAACGAGACCCGATTGGCCTTATTCGATCTTTACCATGATTCACGCAAAATCAGCAGAGGAATGTACAGAAATTGTGCAGCGCATGGCCACTGCGGCACAGATAGAAAAGTATCAATTGCTCTATACAGTGGAGGAACTAAAGAAGACAACCATGGGCTACTTTGCCGAGGATAGAGATAGCGAATAG